The region tcccataCCAAGCAGTTTCTCCTTTGCGGAGTTAGGTGGGATGCCGAGAGCACTTTTGTATCTATTTCGTATTAACTTGtctattttctcctcctcttgctgactaagattcagaaatggagtcgcgtatgcaatcctactcactatgaatgattgtactaatctcaggagacactgatccggcgttcccggCGTTcccggcggctgcatttcgatggaggcgaaacactaaggtaTCGGTGTGCTCTCGATATCAGCGCaggtcaaagatccccaggtggccgaaattaatccgaagccctccactgcggcacccctttcttcctttcttctttccctccctcctttatccctttacttacagcgcggttcaggtgtccaccgataagtgagacagatactgcatcatttcctttcccaaaaaaccaattatccgCAGTCGTACTCGCTGTATCCCACTTTTTGGCAATACCAAATAGTGTAtacgagccccgccgcggtggctcagtggttagggcgctcgactactgatccggagttcccgggttcgaacccgaccgcggcggctgcgtttttatggaggaaaaacgctaaggcgcccgtgtgctgtgcgatgtcagtgcacgttaaagatccccaggtggtcgaaattattccggagccctccactacggcacctctctcttcctttcttctttcactccctcctttaccctttccttacggcgcggttcaggtgtccaacgatatatgagacagatactgcgccatttcctttcccccccaaaacccaAAACCAATAGTGTATACGAGTTTTCAATTACAAGAGTTAAGTTGTTCACCAAAAAAACGCAGGCAGCAACACTAGCTTtaacgcgccgcggtggctcagtggttagggcgctcgactactgagccggagttcccgggttcgaacccgaccgcggcggctgcgtttttatggaggaaaaatgctaaggcgcccgtgtgctgtgcgatgtcagtgcacgttaaagatccccaggtggtcgaaattattccggagccctccactacttcttcttcttcttctcctcaagtaatgtggcacatacccacgtgggggggattggcgaaggtatagagtagaatgccaatgaagcatttgcgcggggaaggaaacgtcagaagactggatcaagataaaaaaattggaaaaataaaatgaattctaGAGgctccctccactacggcacctatttcttcctttcttctttcactctctcccttatcccttcccatacggcgcggttcaggtgtccaacgatatatgagacagatactgcgccaattgcttccccaaaaaccaattattattattattaacaatagCGTTGCGCGCGTgtgctttctcttcttttacGCACTCAACACGCGTGTATCTTGTATATGtgtattattgtgtaaatactgTATTTGCGTATCCTACCTCtctccctatcctttcttactgtctcCTCACGTAtattattttatttctccattctgccggcTATCCTTcatttcgctgccccagctcaggtgcttacgctgtgatggcagatgccgggcctgGCAAAAATTTACTCCTTccttttgatttttatttttgaattaACACTACTACTCCACGGTACAGAACGGCTTTCTTTGCTAAGAAAGGTGTCCAACGTCACTGGTCAATACAGCTGGAATGTTACGCCTAATTACCATCATTAAGCATTTGCCCAGAGAAAACACATTGTTCGCGCGCTTACTTTCTGAAAACAGGAGTGTGGCATCAAAAATGAGTGCAACGTAATGGTCAGGAATAATTACGCGCACACACAATCGAATGGCATGTGTCTGTCTTTGTATAGCAGTCCCCGATGTGCCACTAACAAAACAGACTATGAGCACAGTTTCCCTGGTAACTTCTCACTGGCTGCGTCAATTTCTAAAAGCAATCTATTCGAGAACTAAGGATCACTCACGTCTGACGTCATTTGAACGCATTTTTGTTTCTTAATCTAAATTTGTTTTCTTTCCAGCACTGTTTTTTTACGGCGAAAGCATCTTTTAGAGGTTTCTTTGCGTACGCAACCACAGGAAGTGAGACGAATGAAACAAAATACCATCCCGTCAATGTCGGAGAGCTTCACAAACACTCCAAGCTACTTCATTTGGATGGGCACAACCTGACCTACACAGTCAAGGGGTATTTCTCCCGTAAAATAATTTTTCAAAACTGACGCACCTATAAGACTAATACTCACTCGATGTTTAATGCAACTCCCCATTAAAGGAGTAACATTGATACAGGATCTGAATGTTCAGGTTTCTTTAAACTGCAATTTAATTTCTCAATGTCAAATAAAACCAACCTGATTAACAACAAACGCAGCGTGTCACATATCATTCTGTACCGGTACATACTACTCACAAAGAGTTCCCAGAACATAAAGACCTGTCTATTCTTCTGCCCTTTATAATTCTCTCAGGGTGTAAGCAGTGCTGCTCAATACTATGCAGTGCTATGAATACGATAGAAGAGAACACAAGAGCAATTTTTTCTGCATACCATTGTGAGCAGTGCAGCtcatcagaatatagctaagacgtgctatGTAGTACGCTGGCTAACCAATATTGAACGGTTAGATTTTAACAAATATTGTCAGTTTATTTATGGAGTGGCATGTAGATCATCGTAAGCAGTAACCTCGTCAGTATTTCTAATTTCGAAAGCAGatttaccctcggtgctgtggccccaCGTATTTTGGCGTTTTCGACAAGTTTTAAGGAGTCTCTTGgcatgcaagcttctcgaaagcgcgtgtattttggcacgGTGTAGTCAGAATTTGCCCGACAGTCCGTCGAAGGTAACTGAGTTTTCCGAATTCCAAGAACAGATGTATATATTCCTCTGTGTCGACTAGACGCCTCTAAATACACTAACATTAATAGGTGAAAAGAAAATCAGCCTGGTAATTATAacgtcttagctgcattttgATGCGCTACACTGCAAACACTATTATGCCGAAAAAGCACGCATATAACATAATACGGATGATTTCAAGAACTGCAGTACATCTGTGGTGAAATACAAGGTATGGACAGAACTTAAGAAAGCCAATAAGCCAATAAACTTTCGCTGCTTTATGTGATGTTccagagtatatatatatatatatatatatatatatatatatatatatatatatatatatatatagtaaatgaggggcccgtttgataaacttatgaaggaagccaacagtcaccgaaaccaaggtgcacaggggaacgttctttttttttaatgagttgTGCTTATCAGTCAGATAATATTACTTAAattataaatcgcttaaaaaaaattacttataaagcagcagagaaaacaaccataccgccggtgggatccgaacccacaacctccgaatatcgcgtccggtgctcttaccaactgagctacggcgacggttgtccaatctgctgctctcgtgggtatttatgtttatttggtatacgcgaactttgagagtgttcaccagcgccaccctcgaccatagcggcggacgtagcacgtcctgtaataccgcgagcgtgacgtggaacgtcatccaacggcgagggcggaaactgtgcgagagccctcttaagcaacctgtggcatcaagactgccagaaccgagaccctcgttaagctattagcagacaaggtaaagtaaatgaagggcccgtttgacaaacttatgaagggagccaacactgaccgaaaccaaggtgcataggggaacgttattttttctaaatgtgttgtgcttatcagtgagataatattacttagattaatcaatcgcttaaagaaaattacttataaagcagcaaaaaaaacaaccatgccgccgatgggatccgaacccacgacctccgaatatcgcgtccggtgctctttctaactgagctatggcgacggctgtccagtctgctgctctcgtgggtatttatgttttttttgtgtacgcgaaacttgagagtgttcaccagcgccacactcgaccatagcggcggacgtagtacgtcctgtaataccgcgagcgtgacgtggaacgtcatctaatggcgagggcggaaactgcgaaagccctcttaagcaacctgtggcatgaagactgccagaaccgagaccctcgttaagctatagGCACCCTGCAGATGTAACTCCAGCGCCAACGACGGCGCCTCTGGCGGCGGCCTGAGCGTCCGCTGGGGGCTGCAGCCGAGCAAGCCTGAGCAAGTCCCGCCGACCGAGTAGCATCGCCGCTGCTGTTTCGTCTAGGAGCCTTGTTTTTGAGATTGCGTTTCCATGGGTCTGCATCCCAACAACAAAAATTGCTGTGTAGTAGGGTGTAACAGCGAGTACAGCAACTCACCAGGCATCAAGTTTTTCTCCTTCCCATCGAGACCCTGGGAGAGAGAACGGAGCCAACGTTGGATACAGCTAGTTCGTCGTCAGAAGTAAGATTTCGGTTCTTATTAATGCCATTGACAATATACTTAGGAAATCGGCGCTCACAGGTGTTTTTATATATCGTTTTGAAGCCACTGCATGAAGAAAGAAGCTCAGATTGCTATCGTCGTGCCGTGAACGAGCTCTAACGTAAGTGTAGAAGCGCCCGCATGAGTAGACCAAGGCGGTCGAATACGGTCTTCACGTCTGTCCTAGCTTCGTTTACACGAAACCGCAGCGCTCTCACGACGCTAGCACCGCGAACTATATGCGTGTTTCCACTCCACAGCGCCTGTGACCTTTTAAAGCGTTTATATTTAAAATGCTGTTGATCTTGTTTAATCGTATATTCCAAACCTCGCTAAAAGTTTTAAGAGGTCGTGTTAAACGCTTCGGCGGCAACCTTTGCGTGTTACTCAGGTTCTTACTGTACTTGTTTGTAGGTTATATTATGGGCTCTGGAAACTGTGTTTATTGCTTTTTAGGCACCGTCAGCGTGCTGCTGTGCTAGCATGAACTGCTTTGTTGCGCCTTTCtacccacctttttttttcagttgtactGCGCTGTGAAGATGGGACGGGTTGGCTTCCATCGAAAAACTCAAGGATATGCAGTAAGCATTCTTTCGGCAATGTCAAGGCCAACGAAGAAGGTCATATTTCATATCATCCAAGCATCTTCCCGTCTGTTTACAAGAATAAACAAACTCTTGGCTCAAGCAGACGATTTGAAAGGTACACGCGTGTTTCTCTAAAGCGTAGAGTGTTAAATGCGTTCCAGTTAAAGACAGGCTGCGGATGCTCATTGTGATTTTTATTGTCTATTGTTTGTAGGCAAATGgaaagggaaaagaagaaagctgcAGGAAAGTATCAGGATCCTGCCCCACACCCGGATTCACCTGTCCCTGCCATTGATTACTCCGCAGAACAAGCTAATGAAATTGCACCTATGGAATGTAGCCTAGTTGATGTAAGATTTTCCTTTTCCTCGAGTGTTGAATTTTACATATTGGACTCCCACAGAAATGAAAATGTTATGTGGTGTTTATCGGTATTTCTGTAATGCAGGCATCTACAATGACAGAAGATCAACCGGAGTGCGTTACTGGAGAGCTTATCTTTCTCTCGGTTACTTCTAATTGCAGTGCAAGCTGCTTTGTATCCCACAAGACATCATCTACAGTGGAGCAAGGAACTGTGTGTGATATAGATTTTTGTGACAAGGCCATTGGCCCAGTGTATACGCAGCCCTACTTCGGCGGGTTTATAGCGCTGTGTAATAATGAATCTACACTGCAGTCATTAACAGCAGTGTCTTTTCAAATTTTTGCCCTTCTGCTTAGGGTTCTTCCTGGCTCAACACAACGGGTGAATGAACTTTCCCTTGAAAACAAACTCCTTTTGTTTTTGATCAAGTTAAAGCATGGTCTTCCGTTTTCCTTTCTAGCAGCATTATCTACCATTCACAGCACGACAGCTTCTCGAATTTTGCATGCATATATGCATTTTCCCGCAACTTCGGAGCCATGAGCAAGCAGAGATTCACTGGCGTCGCAGAGGTGGCCCTCTTGCAGTAGTAGTGTACCCTTTTTTAGGTTtgcactgcgaaaaaaaaaaagcgtcaacgACTTGAACTTCCAGGAAACCCGTCGATAAAACAACGGGCACGTTCTTTACCGCCATCTCGCTGCACCGCGtgaggcgcgtcgtctgctgcagctaTCCCCCAGCGAACGCAAAAGCGGCTACGCGGTGGCGCTTCACGACAACCGAaggtggcggcgcctggcggaTGCAGGGTgcctattagcagacaaggtaaagtaaatgaggggcccgtttgacaaacttatgaagggagccaacagtcaccgaaaccaaggtgcataggggaaggttattttttttaatgtgttatgcttatcattgaaataatattacttagattaataaatcgccacACTGCAAACACTACTACGCCCATACCCCCAAACACATATACGCACTATCACGTGCGGAGGGCAATTACAACTATTCTCTTGCAATGCACCCGGTCTGAGCATTAAATAGTAAGTAGAAAGGACAATAAACCACGTTCTTGGGAGCTTATAGAACTGGAAGCTACTTGTTCTATTTTTTACCATTATGAGTAGAGGctgttttcaaaatatttttgcttcagaaaaaagaaaacgaggaTTCGCTATTGCACAAGGGgttcatttttattatttatttatttatttatttatttgaaaatactgcagccccattccaggggctatagcaggagtggttacatatatcatgcggtacagttgcgcgcataaaggggtacatggcaaaatgtgaaacaaacgctgcatacaacatcatataatgctacgtctcaatttcggacgcaaaatcagacacagaaaaggcacgtatatttccatttaaagagttccaactctccacggtacgcggaaaaaaactgtatttgaaagcgttagtacgggcaaaaaagggttggatattaagatcgtgatggctcctggttagagatggttttgaaaacgtgatatgcttactctctgagaggcaattagcagaatgcactattgagtgaagaagttttaaggactcagttttccggcgggatgcgagcggacttaagtttaaggaagatatcgcagatgagggtgaaaaatgaaagtcgtagcggcgaaaaataaatcttacagcttttcgttgtacagattctatttgatcaatttcacattgcttatatggattccaaacattggaagcgtatttaagaatagggcgaattagagttttatacatgaccagtttcgtctctttaggagcatcccgtactgtgcgcctcaagtaacctacctttttaagagctttagctgtgatatgatcgatgtgttttgaccatgacatattgtgtgaaaaaacaacgccaagatatttatattcatgtaccctttgcagggatgaataatcgtaattagaagggcatgaataattgtaattagaagggcataggcggttggtgaaagacatgacaactgttttgctgaa is a window of Amblyomma americanum isolate KBUSLIRL-KWMA chromosome 4, ASM5285725v1, whole genome shotgun sequence DNA encoding:
- the LOC144129757 gene encoding uncharacterized protein LOC144129757; this translates as MGVLVVSSVEMGRVAWYPVEARIEELKCKYPVKDYQRFGSEVKMIGYFWNFTSKIYCPFKLSHCFFTAKASFRGFFAYATTGSETNETKYHPVNVGELHKHSKLLHLDGHNLTYTVKGYFSRKIIFQN